The following coding sequences are from one uncultured Fibrobacter sp. window:
- a CDS encoding family 43 glycosylhydrolase, whose product MGTFKRLSRLVVAVLAVFAVFDTANADTVNNPILYVDSPDPSIVRVDDAYYMVTTTMHFAPGVPVFKSTDLAQWRTVGYAYQTLINNNNMNLNGQDAYGKGSWASSIRYRDGFFYVLTPSYTSNKTHLYKTADVENGPWTEVQLPFYHDPSLFFDDDGTAWVFYGSGDQISYVQLNDDASGVKQGGKSGKLGGVSINRVTGSSNYYVQQEGSHMEKINGEYYLFTISWPAGACRTEVVYRSKSLLDGFSGRIFLQDNGVAQGGIFDTPDGKWYALLFRDSGPVGRMSHLVPMVWKDGWPEPEGGNKKAPATLELPNSPLPGYGMVTSDDFDSDVLPLEWQWNHNPDDKNWSLTANPGYFRITTSRTDSRIVTAKNTLTQRTFGPKCSGRTLVDGSGMKDGDIAGLVALQDDKGFVALAKSGDSYKVVMYSGSEKGEAEKASEPLSDSKVYLRVDFDLPIDRGTASFYYSTDGSEWKKIGDNVSLSYSLHMFVGYRFGLFNYATKTAGGYADFDWFKIGTDYKDEIYLDAIEQDTTPPAPYKGVRAAIPGKIEAENYDEGKANRAYRDSDSENEGGVYREDGVDIVQLDSADASKGYAIGYTADGEWLRYSVDVKTAGDYTVYVSMATNADDVGVQLFVDDVAVTDTLVATKGEDWSSYATVSANIAGLTAGEHVLKVLIVGNYVNIDYINFVSGKDAPETDSTTGMYKALRHEIVGPRTYGIYDLGGRFVGKVIMDRTAAATTLRAKGLRPAVYIVREVRGRESFMVNVAK is encoded by the coding sequence ATGGGAACGTTTAAGCGCCTTTCTAGGCTTGTTGTGGCCGTTTTGGCTGTTTTTGCCGTTTTTGATACCGCAAATGCGGATACGGTCAATAACCCGATTCTCTATGTCGATAGCCCGGACCCCTCCATTGTCCGCGTAGACGACGCCTATTACATGGTGACGACGACCATGCATTTTGCGCCGGGCGTGCCTGTTTTCAAGAGTACCGACCTTGCGCAGTGGCGCACGGTGGGGTATGCCTACCAGACACTCATCAACAACAATAATATGAACCTGAACGGCCAGGACGCCTACGGCAAGGGCTCCTGGGCTTCGAGCATCCGCTACCGTGACGGCTTTTTCTATGTATTGACACCGTCATACACCAGCAATAAGACGCACCTCTACAAAACGGCAGATGTGGAAAATGGCCCCTGGACCGAGGTGCAGTTGCCCTTCTATCACGACCCGTCCTTGTTCTTCGATGACGACGGCACCGCATGGGTGTTCTACGGCAGCGGAGACCAGATCAGCTACGTGCAGCTCAACGACGATGCCTCGGGCGTCAAGCAGGGCGGCAAGAGCGGCAAGCTCGGTGGCGTGAGTATCAACCGGGTGACAGGTTCCAGCAACTATTACGTGCAGCAAGAAGGCTCGCACATGGAAAAGATTAACGGGGAGTATTACCTGTTTACGATTTCTTGGCCTGCCGGCGCCTGCCGTACGGAAGTTGTCTATCGTTCCAAGAGCCTCTTGGACGGTTTTTCCGGCCGCATTTTCTTGCAGGATAACGGTGTCGCCCAGGGTGGCATTTTCGACACTCCGGATGGCAAGTGGTATGCGCTTTTGTTCCGTGATTCTGGCCCCGTGGGCCGCATGTCGCACCTTGTTCCGATGGTCTGGAAAGATGGCTGGCCGGAACCCGAAGGAGGCAACAAGAAGGCCCCTGCGACACTTGAATTGCCTAATTCCCCGTTGCCGGGCTATGGCATGGTCACAAGTGATGATTTCGATTCTGACGTGCTTCCGCTCGAATGGCAGTGGAACCACAATCCCGACGACAAGAACTGGAGCTTGACGGCGAATCCCGGGTATTTCCGCATTACCACGAGCCGCACCGATTCTAGAATTGTGACCGCGAAGAATACGCTCACCCAGCGTACGTTCGGCCCCAAGTGCTCCGGCAGGACGCTCGTGGATGGCTCGGGCATGAAGGACGGCGATATTGCGGGCCTTGTCGCCCTGCAAGACGACAAGGGTTTTGTCGCGCTAGCCAAGAGCGGCGATAGCTACAAGGTCGTGATGTACAGCGGAAGCGAAAAGGGCGAAGCCGAAAAGGCGAGTGAACCGCTTTCCGATTCCAAGGTTTATCTGCGTGTTGATTTTGACTTGCCGATTGATCGCGGTACGGCCTCGTTCTACTACAGCACCGATGGTTCGGAATGGAAAAAGATTGGGGACAACGTAAGCCTCAGTTATTCGCTCCACATGTTCGTAGGCTACCGCTTTGGCCTGTTCAATTACGCGACCAAGACGGCGGGCGGCTATGCCGACTTTGACTGGTTCAAGATTGGTACCGACTACAAGGACGAAATCTACCTAGATGCCATTGAGCAGGATACCACTCCTCCGGCTCCGTACAAGGGAGTTCGCGCCGCAATTCCGGGCAAGATCGAAGCCGAGAACTATGATGAGGGCAAGGCGAACCGCGCCTACCGCGATAGTGACAGCGAAAACGAGGGCGGGGTCTACCGCGAAGATGGCGTGGACATTGTGCAGCTGGATTCTGCTGATGCTTCCAAGGGCTATGCGATCGGCTATACTGCCGACGGCGAATGGCTCCGCTATTCTGTCGACGTGAAGACTGCCGGTGATTACACCGTCTATGTGAGCATGGCGACCAATGCCGACGATGTGGGCGTCCAGCTGTTCGTCGATGATGTTGCGGTCACGGATACGCTTGTTGCAACCAAAGGCGAAGACTGGTCTTCCTACGCGACTGTATCGGCGAACATTGCCGGGTTGACGGCGGGCGAGCATGTGCTCAAGGTGCTGATTGTCGGCAACTACGTGAATATTGACTACATCAATTTCGTCAGTGGCAAGGATGCTCCGGAAACTGATTCGACGACGGGTATGTACAAGGCTCTTCGTCACGAAATTGTGGGCCCGCGTACTTATGGAATTTACGATTTGGGAGGCCGTTTTGTAGGCAAGGTGATCATGGATCGCACCGCTGCCGCGACAACGCTCCGGGCGAAGGGTTTGAGGCCTGCCGTCTATATTGTCCGCGAGGTTCGTGGTCGTGAATCGTTTATGGTCAATGTCGCGAAATAA
- a CDS encoding type II toxin-antitoxin system YafQ family toxin, with product MYSVKPTNQFKRDLKLVQKRGYDIQKMTDVIKKLAAGETLPEANRDHALSGNFKGCRECHIEPDWLLIYEIEKDNLILYLTRTGTHSDLFKK from the coding sequence ATGTATTCTGTAAAGCCGACTAATCAGTTTAAGCGAGATCTTAAACTAGTTCAAAAACGTGGATACGACATACAGAAAATGACAGATGTCATCAAAAAACTTGCTGCGGGTGAAACTTTGCCAGAAGCGAATCGTGACCATGCTCTATCTGGAAATTTCAAGGGATGTCGGGAATGTCATATTGAGCCCGATTGGCTGTTGATTTATGAAATAGAGAAAGATAACTTGATACTGTATTTGACTAGGACAGGGACTCATTCAGACTTGTTTAAAAAATGA
- a CDS encoding prolyl oligopeptidase family serine peptidase, with product MIGSHVKAIASGVALLSTMTFAWSISGTVVTEAGEGIPQVDINTFNFGGFGTQSDALGNFALSSDGASALTQDLSRQVSVHYTGKVLTMEGLKAQTLKVAVMDALGKVVYDKEFREIYGSLTLDLNKVTGQRTSFLRITTNGSNSTYMLTAKGALLKEGDLLPMLMFAKAGFQSLNYQMQAENEAGVRIVMKAATAVSSSSGTNGSSSSEKAASSSSITSSSNPGPSQQSSSSVAPASSDGPTTVTVDCSGKTAKVGDKQNMDVTVDGKKRTFIMHIPNAYKGDKPVPLVIDYHPIGGSGNGEFGSSPYKAKTDPEGVITLYPDGTGKPGGMGNGWNVGPCCSNDDDVKFSYAMIDKLKEIACIDPQRIYATGFSMGGGMSNHVACMMSDVFAAVAPAAMDLNKTNSAACKMSRPISVINFRGTNDPVCRYQGGDSGFNDGLNFLGAEGTFRFWAEKNECQGSPTKNSNGCDEYSNCKDGTKVVLCTKQGGGHDYGDASIGWPFLKQFTLPASFVK from the coding sequence ATGATCGGTTCACACGTCAAGGCAATTGCAAGTGGGGTTGCATTGCTGAGCACAATGACCTTCGCATGGTCCATTTCTGGCACGGTGGTGACAGAAGCAGGCGAAGGGATTCCCCAAGTAGACATCAACACTTTCAATTTTGGCGGCTTTGGAACGCAGAGTGATGCCTTAGGCAACTTCGCCCTTTCCAGCGACGGTGCTTCCGCTCTGACGCAGGATCTCTCTCGCCAGGTTTCCGTGCACTATACGGGCAAAGTTTTGACGATGGAAGGCCTCAAGGCGCAGACCCTGAAGGTTGCCGTGATGGACGCCCTCGGCAAAGTCGTCTACGACAAAGAATTCCGCGAAATTTATGGTTCCCTGACTCTCGACCTGAACAAGGTCACGGGACAGCGTACATCGTTCCTCCGCATCACGACCAATGGCTCGAACAGCACCTACATGCTCACTGCCAAGGGCGCTTTGCTTAAGGAAGGCGATTTGCTGCCCATGCTCATGTTCGCAAAAGCTGGCTTCCAAAGCCTCAACTACCAGATGCAAGCCGAAAACGAAGCCGGTGTCAGGATTGTCATGAAGGCCGCTACCGCAGTAAGCAGCTCCAGCGGAACTAATGGCAGCAGTTCCTCGGAAAAAGCCGCCAGCAGTTCCTCCATCACATCGAGCAGCAATCCGGGCCCCAGCCAGCAGAGCTCTTCTAGCGTAGCTCCCGCATCCAGCGATGGCCCCACGACAGTGACTGTTGACTGCTCCGGCAAGACAGCAAAGGTCGGAGACAAGCAAAACATGGACGTGACCGTCGATGGCAAGAAGCGTACTTTCATCATGCACATTCCGAATGCCTACAAGGGCGACAAGCCCGTACCGCTCGTTATTGACTACCATCCGATTGGCGGTTCTGGTAATGGCGAATTTGGCAGCTCTCCGTACAAGGCCAAGACTGACCCCGAAGGCGTAATCACGCTTTACCCGGACGGCACTGGCAAACCGGGTGGAATGGGTAACGGCTGGAACGTCGGCCCCTGCTGCTCCAACGACGACGACGTCAAGTTCTCTTACGCAATGATTGATAAGCTCAAAGAAATCGCCTGCATCGACCCGCAGCGCATCTACGCAACCGGTTTCTCGATGGGTGGCGGTATGAGTAACCACGTGGCTTGCATGATGTCCGATGTCTTTGCAGCAGTTGCTCCGGCAGCTATGGACTTGAACAAGACCAACAGCGCCGCTTGCAAGATGTCTCGTCCTATCTCCGTCATCAACTTCCGCGGCACAAACGACCCGGTCTGCAGATATCAGGGTGGCGATAGCGGATTCAACGACGGTCTGAACTTCCTCGGCGCCGAAGGCACCTTCAGGTTCTGGGCCGAAAAGAACGAATGCCAGGGCTCCCCGACCAAGAACTCCAACGGTTGTGACGAGTACTCCAACTGCAAGGACGGCACGAAGGTCGTGCTCTGCACCAAGCAGGGCGGTGGTCACGACTACGGTGACGCAAGCATCGGCTGGCCGTTCCTCAAGCAGTTCACATTGCCCGCCAGCTTCGTGAAGTAA
- a CDS encoding glycoside hydrolase N-terminal domain-containing protein, translating into MGFVKRFAAEFFCLSSFVLGTVVPVQAENPLTLWYNTDAGTEFTNALPIGNGYMGGLIYGGVTKDYIGLNESTVWSGGPGDNNKQGAANYLKDARDALFRGDYRAAESIVNDRMIGPGPASFQPVGDLVITTSHNGAGDYRRELDLRTAIAKTTYSVGGVKHTREYFASYPDHVIVVHLSADKDGSVNFGATMTTPHRSNSMSSEGNTLIYDVTVNSIKFQNRLNVFADGGKVSVSGGNISVEGANSATLVLTTATNFKAFNDVSGNPGSIAADIMSKVKGKSYDELKATHLADYQAIFNRVSLNLGEPDKSAGDITSTRVKNFNSTNDPSLVELHYQYGRYLLIASSRKGGQPANLQGIWNKDTNPIWGSKYTTNINLEMNYWPVETANLGECVWPLIDKIKSMVPQGEKTAKVHWGVDEGWVEHHNTDLWNRTAPIDGAWGLWPSGAGWLSTHLWEHFLFNPTDKAYLQDVYSTMKGAALFFVNSLVEEPETGNKYLVTAPSDSPENDHGGYNVCFGPTMDNQIIRDVLNYTIEASKILGVDEDVRTKMEATVKRLPPTKTGKYGQITEWLQDWDDPNNKNRHISHLYGLFPSAQITPEETPDLIKGAAVTLEQRGDDATGWSLAWKINFWARMHDGDHAYKMIRMLLTPSKTYNNLFDAHPPFQIDGNFGAVSGVNEMLLQSHNNRLNLLPALPSQWKDGSVKGIRARGGFEIDSMAWKGGKLAYISIKSLVGQTLNVVNGSNTFSTSTVPGAVYEFDGNLKLTNQPYEPVKIPGKIQAESYIAMDGVQIEPDEEGEPNLGWINDGDWSSYLVNVPTAGTYKVRARVASGAEEKSTVVIADSAGKALGSLTVDPAKTTGWNDWYESETEIELPVGEQTLVLQYSGGESYLLNIDWFELEATSSTTVIQERVPTTLSVHEVKMSRATLALMVNVPGNNAYTAMLYDANGHLVSRKAGSGTGAVQFTSLKSGVYVAVVRCGSATKTLKMNLL; encoded by the coding sequence ATGGGTTTTGTCAAGCGCTTTGCCGCCGAATTTTTCTGTTTGTCTAGCTTTGTGCTTGGGACCGTTGTTCCGGTACAGGCTGAAAATCCCCTGACACTTTGGTACAATACCGATGCTGGTACTGAGTTTACGAATGCGCTTCCCATTGGCAATGGCTACATGGGCGGCCTTATCTATGGTGGCGTCACGAAGGACTATATTGGCCTGAACGAAAGTACGGTTTGGTCCGGCGGCCCCGGCGACAACAACAAGCAGGGTGCTGCAAACTACTTGAAAGATGCGCGTGATGCGCTGTTCCGCGGCGATTACCGTGCGGCGGAATCCATCGTGAACGACCGCATGATTGGCCCGGGTCCGGCGAGTTTCCAGCCGGTGGGCGACCTCGTGATTACCACGTCTCATAACGGGGCGGGGGACTACCGCCGCGAACTCGACCTCCGTACGGCTATCGCGAAGACGACGTATTCGGTGGGCGGCGTGAAGCATACGCGCGAGTATTTCGCGAGCTATCCGGACCATGTCATCGTGGTGCATCTCTCGGCCGACAAGGACGGCTCCGTGAATTTCGGCGCGACTATGACGACTCCGCACCGCAGCAACAGCATGTCTTCGGAAGGCAATACGCTCATTTACGACGTGACTGTCAATTCCATCAAGTTCCAGAACCGCTTGAACGTGTTTGCCGACGGTGGCAAGGTATCGGTGTCGGGCGGCAACATTTCCGTGGAAGGCGCGAACAGCGCAACGCTTGTGCTCACGACCGCAACGAACTTCAAGGCGTTCAACGATGTTTCCGGCAATCCGGGCTCCATCGCCGCAGACATCATGAGCAAGGTCAAGGGCAAATCCTACGACGAACTCAAGGCTACGCATTTGGCCGATTACCAGGCAATTTTCAACCGCGTGAGCCTTAATCTGGGTGAACCCGACAAGAGCGCGGGTGACATCACCAGCACCCGCGTGAAAAACTTCAACTCGACAAACGACCCCTCCCTTGTTGAACTCCATTACCAGTATGGCCGTTACTTGCTCATCGCAAGTTCCCGCAAGGGCGGGCAACCGGCCAATTTGCAGGGCATCTGGAACAAGGACACGAACCCGATTTGGGGCAGCAAGTACACTACGAACATCAACCTCGAAATGAACTATTGGCCGGTTGAAACGGCCAACCTCGGCGAATGCGTGTGGCCGCTCATCGACAAGATCAAGAGCATGGTGCCGCAGGGCGAAAAGACCGCCAAGGTGCATTGGGGCGTGGACGAAGGCTGGGTGGAACACCACAATACCGACCTCTGGAACCGTACCGCCCCGATTGACGGTGCCTGGGGCCTTTGGCCGAGCGGTGCCGGCTGGCTCAGCACGCACCTCTGGGAACATTTCCTCTTTAACCCGACCGACAAGGCGTACCTGCAGGATGTCTACTCGACCATGAAGGGGGCTGCGCTCTTCTTTGTGAACAGCCTCGTGGAAGAACCGGAAACGGGCAACAAGTACCTGGTCACGGCCCCGAGCGATTCCCCGGAAAACGACCACGGCGGCTACAACGTGTGCTTTGGCCCGACGATGGACAACCAGATTATCCGCGACGTGCTGAACTATACGATTGAAGCGTCCAAGATTTTGGGCGTCGACGAGGATGTGCGTACCAAGATGGAAGCGACAGTCAAGAGACTCCCGCCCACCAAGACGGGCAAGTACGGGCAGATTACGGAATGGCTCCAGGACTGGGACGATCCGAACAACAAGAACCGTCACATTTCGCACCTGTACGGCCTTTTCCCGAGCGCGCAGATTACCCCGGAAGAAACTCCCGACTTGATCAAGGGTGCCGCCGTCACGCTGGAGCAGCGAGGCGACGATGCGACCGGCTGGTCTCTCGCCTGGAAAATCAACTTCTGGGCCCGCATGCACGATGGCGACCATGCCTACAAGATGATCCGCATGCTCCTTACCCCGAGCAAGACGTACAACAACCTGTTTGACGCGCATCCGCCGTTCCAGATTGATGGTAACTTCGGTGCGGTCTCCGGCGTGAACGAGATGCTTTTGCAGAGCCACAACAACAGGCTTAACTTGCTCCCGGCACTCCCCTCGCAGTGGAAGGACGGCTCTGTCAAGGGTATCCGCGCCCGTGGCGGTTTCGAAATCGATTCGATGGCTTGGAAGGGCGGCAAGCTGGCCTACATTTCTATCAAGTCGCTTGTAGGGCAGACCCTCAATGTCGTGAATGGCTCGAATACGTTCTCTACATCGACAGTCCCCGGCGCAGTCTATGAATTCGATGGCAACCTGAAACTCACCAACCAGCCGTATGAACCGGTCAAAATCCCCGGCAAGATTCAGGCCGAAAGCTATATCGCCATGGACGGCGTGCAGATTGAACCCGACGAAGAAGGCGAGCCCAACTTGGGCTGGATTAACGATGGCGACTGGTCCAGCTATCTGGTGAATGTGCCTACCGCTGGAACGTACAAGGTCCGTGCCCGTGTCGCATCCGGAGCCGAAGAAAAGTCCACGGTCGTGATTGCTGATTCTGCGGGGAAAGCGCTAGGTTCGTTGACCGTTGACCCTGCCAAGACGACTGGATGGAACGACTGGTACGAAAGCGAAACGGAAATTGAGCTCCCGGTGGGCGAGCAGACGCTTGTGTTGCAGTATTCCGGTGGGGAATCGTACCTCTTGAACATCGACTGGTTTGAGCTGGAAGCGACTTCTTCGACTACGGTGATTCAGGAACGTGTGCCGACAACGCTGTCCGTGCACGAAGTGAAAATGTCCCGTGCAACACTCGCGCTGATGGTGAATGTCCCTGGGAACAATGCCTACACGGCGATGCTCTACGATGCTAACGGGCATCTCGTTTCGAGGAAGGCGGGCAGCGGTACAGGTGCTGTGCAATTCACCTCGCTGAAGTCGGGTGTTTATGTGGCGGTGGTCCGCTGCGGTTCTGCAACCAAGACCTTGAAAATGAATCTCCTGTAG
- a CDS encoding glycoside hydrolase family 2 TIM barrel-domain containing protein — translation MNGFSLSTFMSCAAFCAVMVSTANSQPNDEWNGKPRIFGVNTLTPHVTSMPYSTVEEAIKGDRHASEWYQTLSGTWKFFHVEKPSQRNNDFYKDNYDVSGWDNLPVPSSWQLHGYDHPIYTNVVYPWAQNNRVSAPGAPTEFNPVGHYRRTFTVPEKWDGKRIRVHFEGVESAYYVWVNGNYVGYSEDTFTGHEFDINKYLRKGENNISVQVFRWCDGSWLEDQDFIRLSGIMRDVYIYAVPPVHIQDFQIDATLTNNYQDGLLKTTAWIYNSSGTESDEFTVELSLYDASGAEVISPSSQKVSGIGPNGAEKSVHFELPLSKPNRWSAETPYLYSAVLAIKDKSGKIIQVESNKIGFRKVEIKKDNGAPRLFVNGMPVKFHGVNRHELDPDNGRAVTYERMEKDIILMKRFNINALRMSHYPNNPMMFDLCDKYGIYVIDEANVESHGANGDLPKSSDDWRAPVVDRLNSMVQRDKNHPCIILWSLGNEAGNGNVFASERQRAHEIDSTRYVHYEGDNNNADVMSQMYWGYDYINGYNDGNKPVMLCEYEHAMGNSVGDLQEYMDAFYRNPRAFGGFIWDFIDQGLHHKGTPYWEFGGMWGDWQNDDNFCANGLVFPDRKIQPEMWEVKYQYSQIRVRNVDASQGKLSVESRYLFLNLGDFLDGYWQIKEDGKVIKEGKIDVSQLNIAPNQKKDISIKMPEVEFKNGSEYHLDIDFRLKKNQLWAKTGFSIAHEQFAINVGQAKSAQIDISSLPGHRVTRGTDEFTVEGDDFKIRIDQKSATIASYVLDGDTIIRDGGIPNFWRAPTDNDKGFNMERGHGEWRHAGAKRSVRGAEVKEVSAQETQVTFQLAFPDVGSSRMSLTYTIYGSGDVIVEYKFTPDGSKSYIPNVGTLFTVPGGYERVRYFGRGPDENYIGRNRGSFMGMYGTYADSMTVMYMEIGETGQRTDVKWAALTNDEGKGLLIVGSPRMEFSAQHYSPEQLTDVKLPWELKRNKDIVLRVDLHQMGLGGINSWGAEPLDAYRLFSKNEYSHKFRLAPIRKKLNDPSAYANLGFKNLETSLVDAQYPTDIYTNDAKEDPTEKVVDTEQTGSDPDTTGTEPDTTTKTPDVATHNVQWQAESRDYIVFNMQGQLVSKFTTRGVEDLHAKTVGAVQRSGVYLVKAKKGGQTYRISVRK, via the coding sequence ATGAATGGTTTTTCGCTTTCGACTTTTATGTCGTGTGCGGCATTCTGTGCCGTGATGGTTTCAACTGCAAATTCCCAGCCTAATGACGAATGGAACGGCAAGCCGCGTATTTTCGGCGTGAATACACTTACGCCGCACGTGACCTCGATGCCGTACTCTACTGTAGAAGAGGCTATCAAGGGGGATCGCCACGCTTCGGAATGGTACCAGACGCTTTCGGGTACGTGGAAATTCTTCCATGTCGAAAAGCCTAGCCAGCGCAATAACGACTTCTACAAGGACAATTACGATGTGTCGGGATGGGACAATCTTCCGGTGCCGTCTTCCTGGCAGCTGCACGGCTATGACCACCCGATTTATACCAACGTTGTTTATCCGTGGGCGCAGAACAACAGGGTCTCCGCTCCGGGCGCTCCGACCGAGTTCAACCCGGTGGGCCATTACCGCCGCACCTTCACTGTTCCCGAAAAGTGGGATGGCAAGCGTATCCGCGTCCACTTTGAAGGAGTGGAATCTGCCTACTATGTATGGGTGAACGGCAATTACGTGGGCTATAGCGAAGACACTTTTACGGGGCACGAATTCGATATCAACAAGTACCTGCGCAAGGGTGAGAACAACATTTCTGTGCAGGTGTTCCGCTGGTGCGACGGTAGTTGGCTCGAAGACCAGGACTTCATTCGTCTTTCGGGCATCATGCGCGACGTGTACATTTATGCGGTGCCGCCTGTGCATATCCAGGATTTCCAGATTGACGCGACACTCACCAACAACTACCAGGATGGTTTGCTGAAGACGACGGCGTGGATTTACAACTCCTCCGGAACCGAGTCCGACGAATTTACCGTGGAACTTTCCCTCTACGACGCATCCGGTGCCGAGGTGATCTCCCCCAGTTCACAGAAGGTGTCGGGCATTGGCCCGAACGGAGCCGAAAAGAGCGTACACTTTGAACTCCCGCTCAGCAAGCCGAACCGTTGGTCTGCGGAAACGCCGTACCTTTATTCTGCGGTGCTCGCCATCAAGGACAAGTCCGGCAAGATTATCCAAGTCGAAAGTAACAAGATCGGTTTCCGCAAGGTGGAAATCAAGAAGGACAACGGGGCACCGCGCTTGTTCGTGAACGGCATGCCCGTGAAGTTCCACGGCGTGAACCGCCACGAACTCGATCCGGATAACGGCCGTGCGGTGACTTACGAACGCATGGAAAAAGACATCATCTTGATGAAACGCTTCAACATCAATGCGCTCCGCATGTCGCATTACCCGAACAATCCGATGATGTTTGACCTTTGCGACAAGTACGGTATTTACGTGATTGACGAGGCGAACGTGGAAAGCCACGGCGCTAACGGTGACCTGCCCAAGAGTAGCGATGATTGGCGCGCTCCGGTGGTGGACCGCCTGAACAGCATGGTGCAGCGCGACAAGAACCATCCCTGCATTATTCTGTGGTCGCTGGGTAACGAGGCGGGTAACGGAAACGTGTTCGCTTCTGAACGCCAGCGTGCCCACGAGATTGACTCCACACGCTACGTGCATTACGAAGGCGACAACAACAATGCCGATGTGATGAGCCAGATGTACTGGGGTTACGATTACATCAACGGTTACAACGATGGAAACAAGCCCGTGATGCTTTGCGAATACGAACACGCCATGGGCAACTCCGTGGGTGATTTGCAGGAATACATGGACGCTTTTTACAGGAATCCGCGCGCCTTTGGCGGCTTTATCTGGGACTTTATCGACCAGGGCTTGCACCACAAGGGCACTCCGTACTGGGAATTTGGCGGCATGTGGGGCGACTGGCAGAACGACGACAACTTCTGCGCGAACGGTCTCGTGTTCCCCGATCGCAAGATTCAGCCCGAAATGTGGGAAGTCAAGTATCAGTACAGCCAGATTCGCGTGAGGAACGTGGACGCTTCGCAGGGCAAGCTCAGCGTCGAAAGCCGTTACCTCTTCTTGAACCTGGGTGATTTCCTCGATGGTTACTGGCAAATCAAGGAAGACGGCAAGGTCATCAAAGAAGGGAAAATTGACGTTTCCCAGCTGAATATCGCTCCGAACCAGAAAAAGGACATTTCTATCAAGATGCCGGAAGTCGAATTCAAGAACGGCTCGGAATACCATCTCGACATAGACTTCCGCCTGAAGAAGAACCAGCTTTGGGCAAAGACTGGTTTCAGCATCGCTCATGAGCAGTTTGCGATTAACGTGGGCCAGGCCAAGTCGGCTCAAATTGACATCAGCTCTTTGCCCGGCCACCGCGTGACCCGCGGCACCGACGAATTCACTGTTGAAGGCGACGATTTCAAGATCCGCATCGACCAGAAGAGCGCAACGATTGCAAGCTACGTGCTTGATGGCGATACGATTATCCGGGACGGCGGTATCCCGAACTTCTGGCGTGCCCCGACCGACAACGACAAGGGTTTCAACATGGAACGCGGTCACGGCGAATGGCGCCATGCGGGGGCGAAGCGCTCCGTGAGAGGTGCCGAGGTGAAGGAAGTCTCCGCCCAGGAAACCCAGGTGACATTCCAGTTGGCATTCCCGGATGTGGGTTCTTCGCGCATGAGCCTGACTTACACCATCTACGGTAGCGGCGATGTTATCGTGGAATACAAGTTTACCCCCGACGGCAGCAAGAGCTACATCCCGAATGTCGGTACACTCTTTACGGTGCCGGGCGGCTACGAAAGAGTGCGTTACTTTGGACGTGGCCCGGACGAAAACTACATCGGACGTAACCGCGGAAGCTTCATGGGCATGTACGGTACCTATGCCGACTCCATGACCGTGATGTACATGGAAATTGGCGAAACGGGCCAGCGCACCGACGTGAAGTGGGCCGCCCTCACCAACGACGAGGGCAAGGGCCTGTTGATTGTGGGTTCCCCGCGCATGGAATTCAGCGCCCAGCATTATTCTCCGGAACAACTCACCGACGTGAAGCTCCCGTGGGAACTCAAGCGCAACAAGGATATCGTCCTCCGCGTGGATCTGCACCAGATGGGCCTCGGCGGCATCAACAGCTGGGGTGCGGAACCGCTCGATGCTTACCGCCTGTTCTCGAAGAACGAGTATAGCCACAAGTTCCGCCTCGCTCCGATTCGCAAAAAACTGAACGATCCGAGTGCATATGCGAATCTCGGTTTCAAGAATCTGGAAACGAGCCTTGTTGATGCGCAGTATCCAACGGACATCTACACGAATGATGCGAAGGAAGATCCGACTGAAAAGGTCGTGGATACCGAGCAGACGGGCTCCGATCCCGATACGACAGGTACTGAACCGGATACGACGACAAAGACTCCGGATGTTGCGACGCACAATGTGCAATGGCAAGCCGAATCCAGGGATTATATCGTCTTCAATATGCAGGGCCAGCTGGTGTCCAAGTTCACGACTCGCGGTGTCGAGGATTTGCATGCGAAGACTGTCGGTGCGGTCCAGCGTTCCGGTGTCTACCTGGTCAAGGCGAAGAAGGGCGGGCAGACGTATAGGATTTCTGTAAGAAAGTAG